One Lysinibacillus fusiformis genomic window carries:
- a CDS encoding AraC family transcriptional regulator has protein sequence MENKKPISFQTALLFHLSDIDYITRSTQSSYQQIFAKQHTLIIFITGSGTLTIDDAQFIVATGKIFLLPPDSVMDLSDIDKHNYSFYKISFTTIQLQQQVPSTYKESLFSDQVAYAIYPYARIIRLAEELYKTQRQSNPIKQQSLLYELLSDLFEYHLQTNHKYDVSQAVEQTIEYIHKHYQKSLTVKQLASLAQVAQWQYSTIFQTLTGKKPLDYVTELRLEHAQVLLQQTNEPLKDIAQLVGFNDEYYFNRRFKQMIGMPPKQFARKQKQKVVVKDWTGHEVVIPSAPSRVIYHGETFGDILIFDIQPIGGDKTAINKTLYKNRVPLVQDVNFPIDFEKSSVLKPDLIIFTNADEQQYQVLSAIAPTVTHNSWGTLEERIALLGQWLGKESEAEDWLMRFKQKEDRMWQQLQTTLEPGETASVFIFDRGKRLFVMGCTGLSTALYHPNGFQPNKLIEQLIQSKAGYKEISIELLPQYAGDRIFMLFSDNLESRLATEELINSFIWESLPAVKKGNFYFVDARKWNYSDAYTREKLLRALPRLIGQTI, from the coding sequence ATGGAGAATAAAAAGCCGATTTCCTTTCAAACTGCCCTGCTTTTTCATCTATCCGACATTGACTATATTACTCGCTCTACACAATCGAGTTACCAGCAAATCTTCGCTAAGCAGCATACATTGATTATTTTTATTACTGGTAGTGGAACACTTACTATTGATGATGCTCAATTTATTGTCGCAACTGGCAAAATTTTTCTCCTTCCGCCTGATTCCGTCATGGATTTATCAGATATAGATAAGCATAATTATAGTTTTTATAAGATATCATTTACAACCATACAACTACAACAACAAGTACCTTCTACATACAAAGAGAGTTTATTTTCTGATCAGGTAGCGTATGCAATCTATCCTTACGCTCGCATAATTCGACTCGCGGAAGAGCTTTATAAAACACAGCGCCAGTCAAATCCAATTAAACAACAAAGTCTTTTATACGAATTACTTAGCGATTTGTTTGAGTATCACCTGCAAACAAATCATAAATATGATGTTTCACAAGCTGTTGAGCAAACAATCGAATATATCCACAAGCACTATCAAAAGTCACTAACTGTTAAACAATTAGCAAGTTTAGCTCAAGTTGCCCAATGGCAGTACAGTACAATCTTCCAAACATTAACAGGCAAAAAACCTCTTGATTATGTAACTGAATTACGATTAGAACACGCACAAGTACTGCTTCAACAAACAAATGAACCGTTAAAGGACATTGCACAGTTAGTGGGATTTAATGATGAATATTATTTTAATCGACGTTTTAAGCAAATGATCGGTATGCCTCCAAAGCAGTTTGCACGTAAGCAAAAGCAAAAAGTTGTTGTAAAGGACTGGACGGGTCATGAAGTTGTAATCCCTTCTGCCCCTAGCCGTGTCATTTATCATGGAGAGACATTTGGGGATATACTCATTTTTGATATACAACCGATTGGTGGAGATAAAACTGCTATTAATAAAACGCTCTATAAAAATCGTGTGCCACTTGTTCAAGATGTAAACTTTCCAATTGATTTTGAAAAATCTTCTGTGCTAAAACCAGATTTAATTATCTTTACGAATGCTGACGAACAGCAGTATCAAGTTTTATCAGCAATTGCCCCTACAGTCACACATAATTCTTGGGGAACACTTGAAGAGCGTATCGCACTCTTAGGACAATGGCTTGGCAAGGAATCGGAGGCAGAGGATTGGCTAATGCGTTTTAAGCAAAAAGAAGATAGGATGTGGCAGCAGTTGCAAACCACTCTTGAACCAGGTGAAACAGCCTCTGTTTTTATTTTCGACCGGGGTAAACGCCTTTTTGTGATGGGATGCACAGGCTTATCAACAGCTCTTTATCATCCAAACGGATTTCAACCAAATAAATTAATAGAGCAATTAATTCAGTCAAAAGCAGGGTACAAAGAAATATCTATAGAGTTACTACCTCAATACGCAGGAGATCGGATTTTTATGTTATTCTCAGATAATCTTGAATCAAGGCTCGCTACAGAGGAACTCATAAACAGCTTCATATGGGAAAGCCTACCCGCAGTTAAGAAAGGTAATTTTTATTTTGTAGACGCGAGGAAATGGAATTATAGCGATGCTTACACAAGGGAAAAGTTACTTAGAGCTTTACCGCGATTGATTGGACAGACAATTTAA
- a CDS encoding AraC family transcriptional regulator — MNGKDHTLLWDNASIKVLDVRRKILRWGEDLRNYKMPSNGFIFISRGQAQVQLDHIEYIIQQFQVIHSGKGTILDIILTENELEYYLIFYKASIPSSSRQEILRLLETNNPFHLQYSFVPSYPISLFHRVKLMEQEWNRAEALDRFYVKSLFYQFIYSVLKQLQRQEVDVIEPDLVAQVVMYIQEHYAQSITLESISANLNYSVPHVSSLFKKKTGYSVIDYLIRTRLDIAAKLLVETDATLKEIALSIGYKDPYYFSRLFKKYKGVSPLRFRKREVNLLQEVDSPQNAIGLSIVWRQIWRYIDSDNHYQYSGEEDLHMHRGSKASLAATALLCITLLLSACTGGAANLNNETTGQNQTVLENQAASSSETRVYKDSQGTEIDIPTKPEQIVLQGNAIGDLLALGIEPVGVDHRFIDSGVLENKGKISATDIGFPTNLEKVLSLNPDLIMLSYVMDKEVEEASKIAPTVVFDGMLPLKERFPIIADIVGKKAEGEQQLKKYEEDVEAMWQKLRANGTVAEGETAVVLQYFWNKNMYVMKTGGVADLLYQPTGFAMDEKVQALQPNSGPYIQISEESMHDTLVGDYLFVLLSADKEAQKAFEELQQKPLWNSLPAVKNNKIYYIEDKWNYDDMTTSEMLLEEFPNMLVK; from the coding sequence ATGAACGGAAAAGACCATACTTTACTTTGGGATAATGCCTCAATAAAAGTGTTAGATGTACGCCGTAAGATTTTGAGGTGGGGAGAGGATTTACGCAATTACAAAATGCCCTCTAATGGTTTTATTTTTATCTCGCGTGGTCAAGCACAAGTTCAGCTTGATCATATTGAATATATCATTCAACAGTTTCAAGTCATACATAGTGGGAAAGGGACTATTTTAGATATAATTCTTACAGAGAATGAACTGGAATATTATTTAATTTTCTATAAAGCATCGATTCCAAGCTCTAGTCGTCAAGAGATATTGCGTCTGTTGGAAACGAATAATCCATTTCATTTACAATATAGTTTTGTACCAAGTTATCCAATTTCTCTATTTCATAGGGTTAAGTTAATGGAGCAGGAATGGAATCGGGCAGAAGCCTTGGATCGATTCTATGTTAAGTCATTGTTTTATCAATTTATTTACAGTGTATTAAAACAGCTTCAGAGGCAAGAAGTTGACGTCATAGAGCCTGACCTTGTAGCGCAAGTAGTCATGTATATACAAGAACATTATGCGCAATCGATTACATTGGAGTCTATTTCAGCAAATTTGAATTACAGTGTTCCTCATGTATCTTCATTGTTCAAAAAGAAAACAGGATACAGTGTAATTGATTATTTAATCAGAACTCGACTTGATATAGCAGCAAAGCTATTGGTAGAGACAGATGCAACATTAAAGGAAATTGCCTTAAGTATTGGTTATAAAGACCCGTATTATTTTAGTCGTCTTTTTAAAAAGTATAAAGGGGTTTCACCTTTACGCTTTAGAAAACGGGAAGTCAACCTTCTGCAAGAAGTAGATAGTCCTCAAAATGCCATTGGATTGTCCATTGTTTGGCGCCAAATTTGGCGATATATTGATAGTGATAATCATTATCAATATAGTGGAGAGGAAGATTTACATATGCATAGAGGGTCGAAAGCATCACTTGCGGCAACAGCATTGCTTTGCATTACATTATTACTAAGTGCTTGTACAGGGGGCGCTGCAAATTTGAATAATGAAACGACAGGACAAAATCAAACTGTTTTAGAAAATCAGGCGGCTAGCTCTTCTGAGACAAGAGTTTATAAAGATAGTCAAGGAACCGAAATAGACATTCCAACAAAGCCAGAACAAATTGTGCTTCAGGGGAATGCCATTGGTGATTTACTTGCATTAGGTATAGAGCCTGTAGGGGTGGATCACCGTTTTATTGATAGCGGTGTATTAGAGAATAAAGGGAAAATTAGTGCAACCGATATTGGCTTCCCAACAAATTTGGAGAAGGTGCTTTCGTTAAATCCAGATTTGATTATGTTGTCATACGTTATGGATAAGGAAGTTGAAGAAGCCTCTAAAATCGCACCAACTGTTGTTTTCGATGGTATGCTTCCATTAAAGGAACGATTCCCTATTATTGCTGATATTGTTGGTAAAAAAGCAGAAGGAGAGCAACAACTGAAAAAGTATGAAGAAGATGTAGAAGCTATGTGGCAAAAGCTTCGTGCAAATGGCACGGTAGCAGAAGGTGAAACAGCGGTGGTACTTCAATATTTTTGGAATAAAAATATGTATGTGATGAAAACAGGAGGGGTAGCTGATCTGCTGTATCAGCCTACAGGTTTTGCTATGGATGAAAAGGTACAAGCGTTACAGCCAAATAGTGGACCATACATTCAAATTTCTGAAGAATCCATGCACGATACGCTTGTTGGTGATTATTTATTTGTATTACTTTCTGCGGATAAAGAGGCTCAAAAAGCTTTTGAAGAATTACAACAAAAGCCTTTGTGGAACTCTTTGCCTGCCGTAAAAAACAATAAAATATATTATATTGAGGATAAATGGAATTATGATGATATGACAACGAGTGAAATGTTGTTGGAGGAATTTCCGAATATGTTAGTGAAATAG
- a CDS encoding ABC transporter substrate-binding protein, producing the protein MCKAKRDICAGIILTVLLVFTLSGCGSTGESDLNSYSSKSDSNTTTNLETKIIKTIDGDVEIPANPQRIVTQGYLANFLVFGVKPVGAPYWELESPYTIEMSDGITDIGQIDGGSVEKILSLKPDLIVTVGGDEKLNEQYRKIAPTLVIPYGTYHEVHEEMRAFGEILGKEREAEKWLKGFDSKVESAKASIQGLIKEGTTFSLMGPFGKDFYIYGDGVNRGGQAIYQQLGLTPPETVRKDLIDSKINALNISQEKIADYAGDYIFLDISGGAEFDEDSSVWSTLDAVKNKRVFQLNPERFWPYDPIAVEAQVEEIASMLKDYLDKEK; encoded by the coding sequence ATGTGCAAGGCTAAACGCGACATTTGTGCAGGTATTATTTTAACAGTCCTGCTAGTATTCACTTTAAGTGGATGCGGGAGTACAGGAGAGAGCGATTTAAACAGCTATTCATCTAAATCGGATAGTAATACGACTACGAATTTAGAAACGAAAATCATCAAAACAATTGATGGAGATGTTGAAATACCTGCAAATCCACAAAGGATTGTAACGCAGGGCTATTTAGCAAACTTCTTAGTTTTTGGAGTTAAGCCAGTAGGGGCTCCATATTGGGAGTTAGAAAGTCCTTATACGATAGAAATGAGCGATGGTATCACAGACATTGGACAAATTGATGGAGGCTCTGTGGAAAAAATCTTGTCTCTAAAACCGGACTTAATAGTAACTGTTGGTGGAGATGAAAAATTAAATGAACAATATCGAAAAATTGCCCCGACATTAGTCATACCCTATGGAACCTATCATGAAGTTCATGAAGAAATGAGAGCATTTGGAGAGATACTAGGTAAGGAAAGGGAAGCTGAAAAGTGGCTAAAAGGATTCGATTCAAAGGTAGAAAGCGCAAAAGCTTCGATACAAGGGTTAATTAAGGAAGGGACAACCTTTTCGCTTATGGGTCCTTTTGGTAAGGATTTTTATATTTACGGTGATGGTGTAAATAGAGGCGGGCAGGCGATTTATCAGCAGCTAGGTTTAACACCACCTGAGACAGTTCGTAAGGATTTAATTGATTCCAAAATAAATGCTTTGAATATCTCACAGGAGAAAATTGCTGATTATGCAGGCGACTATATCTTTTTGGATATATCTGGTGGCGCAGAATTTGATGAGGATTCATCGGTATGGTCAACATTGGATGCCGTAAAAAATAAACGCGTCTTTCAATTGAATCCAGAACGATTCTGGCCCTATGATCCAATCGCAGTAGAGGCACAGGTCGAAGAAATAGCTAGTATGCTCAAGGATTATTTAGATAAGGAAAAGTAA
- a CDS encoding helix-turn-helix domain-containing protein: MYILKNAEVMKWREGNEQHILLSKFPSLLSSDTSIKIYFGDERLFLAKGEMIFLCADKKVKLVKEAHQFVHLNIVSYQNYNLVEENDDVLLYQAGNELPANWVVAGSETLPYRAITILQELTANQISSEPYLVAKQNYLLEELLHLFTQALKPYGKKVDFIMREALDYMNRHYDQNLTRSQLAELMGFNTSYFSRLFQKQVGRSFSNHLTRVRVDKAKMYLLSSDATLNDIASKVGYADGLYLSRKFKQIVGIAPREYRRQPKPTHIVALQYSGDLLALGIQPIAAPFTPWEVSPLLREELCSTIDLEQENGMQQLENTNIDLIVAPEYLYYWPGKLEKLEQLAPVLVLPWNQLDRLEAVQLMGRIVGREATADEWVQHYLAITHCASSKLESVVQVGETVGLYEVWEDQTICIWNTTARATYNLYNGLKLKPHPRIRQEVLDVNNHLFITEALLSEYAADHMFIVLTEEYYDHFPEKLRKRKAWRELLNDPSKKVYPIKLNDFWCNDGVALEKQLDIMLEKLLNT; the protein is encoded by the coding sequence ATGTACATACTAAAGAACGCGGAAGTAATGAAATGGCGAGAGGGTAATGAACAACACATACTCCTTAGCAAATTTCCATCATTGTTAAGTAGCGATACCTCTATAAAAATTTATTTCGGTGACGAGAGGCTATTCCTTGCGAAGGGGGAAATGATTTTCCTTTGTGCAGATAAAAAAGTGAAGTTGGTGAAAGAGGCTCATCAATTTGTTCATTTAAATATCGTTTCCTATCAAAACTATAATCTTGTAGAAGAAAATGATGATGTATTACTTTATCAGGCGGGTAATGAACTGCCTGCTAACTGGGTAGTTGCGGGCTCCGAAACTTTACCGTATCGTGCAATTACTATTCTACAAGAGCTTACAGCAAACCAAATTTCAAGTGAACCCTACTTAGTAGCAAAACAAAATTATTTATTAGAGGAACTTTTACATTTGTTTACTCAAGCCCTGAAACCTTATGGGAAAAAGGTAGATTTTATTATGCGGGAAGCACTGGACTATATGAATCGACACTACGATCAAAATCTGACTCGCTCTCAATTGGCAGAGCTGATGGGATTTAATACGAGTTATTTTTCAAGATTGTTTCAAAAGCAGGTAGGGCGTAGCTTTTCCAATCATCTGACTAGGGTGAGGGTGGATAAAGCAAAGATGTATTTGCTTTCAAGTGATGCCACATTAAATGACATTGCAAGCAAGGTAGGCTATGCAGATGGTTTATATTTAAGCCGTAAGTTCAAACAAATTGTGGGTATAGCGCCAAGGGAATATCGCCGACAGCCTAAACCTACGCATATTGTTGCTCTACAATATAGTGGTGATTTACTTGCTCTTGGCATTCAGCCGATAGCTGCTCCCTTTACCCCTTGGGAAGTATCTCCTCTTTTACGAGAGGAGCTTTGCAGTACGATTGATTTAGAACAGGAAAATGGGATGCAACAATTAGAAAATACAAACATAGATTTAATTGTTGCCCCTGAATATTTATATTATTGGCCAGGAAAGCTAGAAAAGTTGGAACAGCTTGCACCAGTATTGGTGCTTCCATGGAATCAGTTAGATCGATTAGAAGCGGTTCAGCTTATGGGGCGAATTGTTGGACGTGAGGCTACGGCAGATGAGTGGGTACAGCATTATTTAGCAATTACTCATTGTGCTAGTTCTAAGCTTGAATCCGTTGTCCAGGTGGGCGAGACTGTAGGATTATATGAGGTTTGGGAAGATCAAACAATTTGTATCTGGAATACGACTGCTAGAGCAACTTATAATTTATACAATGGATTAAAATTGAAGCCACATCCGCGTATTCGGCAAGAGGTGCTAGATGTGAATAATCATCTATTTATCACTGAAGCATTATTGTCTGAATATGCTGCAGACCATATGTTTATTGTCCTCACAGAGGAATACTATGACCATTTCCCAGAAAAGCTACGAAAGCGGAAGGCGTGGAGGGAGCTATTAAATGATCCTTCAAAGAAAGTTTACCCTATTAAACTCAATGATTTCTGGTGTAATGATGGCGTTGCTTTAGAAAAACAATTAGATATTATGCTTGAAAAACTCCTTAATACGTAG
- a CDS encoding S-layer homology domain-containing protein encodes MDKTKIQKVNKALIATVFATSGIAVVIPPPQKVAAATSPFIDINQYSSHYENILKLYSQGAISGFADKTFRPNQNVTRGQAAKMLATVLKLDLKNIEDPYFKDVPKGNEYYKYVAALQNAGIMSGYSNGTFMPNEVVTRGQLAKILVLGFKFEVASNYNHIFQDVNSQTSNAAYIQTLVDLKVTEGTTPVTFSPFNAVTRGQIASFIVRSQDKKSNATSYKVTGVEDDIIYINAEPYTVPESLAHIFNEYNADVLKGALIEGDLSGKTLYSVSKLTLNASGTSSRFLELNGEYGSFGATIVVNGNYIEFSNVTLTGTMLVNETVRPPLHLNASTYKPLSIGRVASNNFSFINWSNPDKPEEDNSTNSNPSTDLQNWTKPNPDENKPFENWSKDKVTMKNIEKHIEFYNSSVSRLVVSQSGTKIETDTKLPRVDIIGNVSEFEIQGNIGTLNLDTETKLTIYGEGNIDWINYNSYTDLELYIDGRVGTLYVDNAYGWFDIGDYTYIDKVIIPKGESPNNIFDDFLEDKDNIGNITDPDGKPIDKDDIENQKPDDKTKPIISITGVKVLNGSEIQADFHSNEVGTYYYIVREKGAEVPTKREMVNRHSVENVASGTGAAVNGTNSIKVSNLGEKKEYVIYVMVVDGAKNASDIVSQAFQMKDASPPKVSSLTVLPLHGGKRAEMKFAASEPGDYYYYVRKKTTAADPTTADIIANPTGKGKAVAGELAITEILTGLEAETDYQLYVVMKDSSGNNSVDPIPKEAIKEFKTGALDNIHPFVDKTKLEPAGKENQFYVYLNEALDPESARNVNNYDLSGTVIVNTTGQSKIKPSAVEYKEGDKKVLLTIPSETGFVYGDTLRVTILPNVKDLAGNDFESANTIEPGKKIRNYAEYIHEKLDMPVISIENVVSKPDQSDNFKRVEVEFKPNKAGTYFYMVLPDTIVDNGETKTFKQYLTDKGITERDFVNEFASDSAIKSGYFQIGGQDIYIERGSGPADLEEKTKKFPISISKDDLNPFLSYSVYMVLKDRGGEISKITSKEIIGDTKAPLINDLVVKPKENDDTKAMISFHTDETTKLHYWFVPKKNTDGTTNDSANLTINTPAERKFLEEKLKSSPSVTKSGKGAFPLTEASGFTATPHTDYVVYLGAEDTYGNITVYKANAAGDNHDETNAGWMKQDFYSDGTAPRFEMTVDKEKKRNIIYRNPDDTFTITFSEAIMRDENGTSNISDLSLLTISDEANNDITSQYQFVSYTNGTKTTDESKLIIKPTSSGTADKTFTVKMKDEAVDYKITGYTGNKFNVADFGKYIYPGKTVYNTMSYANLTGTINGVPAEYNSTTMDVSVNILAAIELKQEYFYAVTAANKTTLDPQLILDSVKNNEPADNGILLFGKGSIIKAADGSAILPLVANPSTVPSVKNVFKTGQRVFLFTKDQYGNIVWAYQKDTNGTGPTSQQYVEIIKSP; translated from the coding sequence ATGGATAAAACAAAAATCCAAAAAGTAAACAAGGCGCTTATTGCGACTGTTTTTGCTACAAGTGGAATTGCGGTTGTGATACCCCCACCGCAAAAGGTAGCCGCTGCTACTTCACCCTTTATAGATATTAACCAGTATTCTAGCCATTATGAAAATATATTAAAATTATACTCTCAGGGTGCTATTAGTGGGTTTGCAGATAAAACCTTCCGTCCAAATCAAAATGTAACACGAGGCCAAGCAGCTAAAATGCTGGCGACGGTGTTAAAATTGGATTTAAAAAATATCGAAGATCCCTACTTTAAAGACGTTCCAAAGGGGAATGAATATTATAAATATGTCGCTGCTCTTCAAAATGCAGGCATTATGTCTGGTTATTCAAATGGAACATTTATGCCAAATGAAGTTGTAACGCGTGGGCAATTAGCGAAAATTTTAGTACTTGGCTTTAAATTTGAAGTGGCTTCTAATTACAACCACATTTTCCAAGATGTGAATAGTCAAACAAGTAACGCAGCCTATATTCAAACATTAGTAGATTTAAAAGTTACGGAAGGGACAACACCTGTTACATTCTCTCCATTTAACGCCGTAACACGAGGACAAATTGCGTCTTTCATTGTGCGTTCTCAAGATAAAAAGAGTAATGCAACATCTTACAAGGTTACAGGTGTTGAAGATGACATTATCTACATAAATGCTGAACCATACACAGTACCAGAAAGTCTTGCTCATATTTTTAACGAGTATAATGCTGATGTGTTAAAGGGTGCACTGATTGAAGGGGACCTTTCAGGTAAAACGCTTTACTCTGTATCCAAGTTAACGTTGAATGCGAGTGGGACAAGCTCTAGATTTTTAGAGCTAAATGGTGAGTACGGATCTTTTGGCGCGACAATCGTTGTCAATGGCAACTATATTGAATTTTCGAATGTAACATTAACGGGTACAATGCTTGTCAACGAAACCGTACGTCCACCTTTACATTTAAATGCTTCTACCTATAAGCCATTATCCATTGGACGTGTAGCCAGCAATAATTTTTCATTTATCAACTGGTCTAACCCAGATAAACCAGAAGAGGATAATTCGACAAACAGTAATCCATCAACAGATCTTCAAAATTGGACGAAACCGAATCCTGATGAAAACAAGCCATTTGAGAACTGGTCTAAAGACAAAGTAACGATGAAAAATATTGAAAAGCACATTGAATTTTACAATAGCTCGGTGTCACGTCTAGTCGTGTCTCAAAGCGGTACGAAAATCGAGACAGATACGAAACTACCACGTGTAGACATTATTGGGAATGTCAGTGAATTTGAAATTCAAGGCAATATTGGAACGCTAAACCTTGATACAGAGACAAAGCTAACAATATACGGCGAGGGCAATATTGACTGGATCAATTACAATAGCTATACAGATTTAGAGCTGTATATAGATGGTCGAGTAGGCACGTTGTATGTCGACAATGCCTATGGCTGGTTTGACATCGGTGACTATACGTATATTGACAAAGTCATTATTCCGAAGGGCGAATCACCGAATAACATTTTCGATGACTTCCTAGAGGATAAAGATAATATAGGCAATATTACAGATCCAGACGGCAAACCGATTGATAAGGACGATATTGAGAATCAAAAGCCAGATGACAAAACCAAGCCAATTATTAGTATCACAGGCGTCAAGGTACTGAACGGCAGTGAAATTCAGGCAGACTTCCACTCCAATGAAGTCGGTACGTACTACTATATTGTCCGTGAAAAAGGCGCTGAAGTACCGACAAAACGAGAAATGGTGAACCGTCATTCTGTTGAGAATGTGGCGAGTGGTACAGGAGCAGCCGTAAATGGTACGAACTCTATTAAAGTTAGTAATTTAGGTGAGAAAAAAGAATACGTTATCTATGTGATGGTAGTCGACGGTGCGAAAAACGCTTCCGACATTGTATCGCAAGCATTCCAAATGAAAGATGCTTCGCCGCCGAAAGTGAGTAGCTTAACCGTGTTACCTCTTCATGGTGGTAAACGGGCTGAAATGAAATTCGCCGCAAGTGAGCCTGGAGACTACTATTACTATGTACGTAAGAAAACAACTGCTGCAGATCCGACAACCGCAGATATCATCGCCAACCCAACAGGAAAAGGTAAGGCAGTAGCGGGTGAACTAGCAATAACGGAAATACTAACAGGCTTAGAGGCTGAAACAGATTATCAACTTTATGTAGTAATGAAGGACAGTTCTGGTAATAACTCGGTAGATCCGATCCCAAAAGAGGCTATAAAAGAATTTAAGACAGGTGCATTGGATAACATTCACCCGTTTGTGGATAAGACGAAACTCGAACCAGCCGGTAAGGAAAACCAATTCTATGTGTATTTAAATGAAGCTTTGGACCCTGAAAGTGCACGAAATGTAAATAACTATGATTTATCAGGAACAGTAATTGTAAATACAACGGGACAAAGTAAAATTAAACCATCTGCGGTGGAATATAAAGAAGGCGATAAAAAGGTATTATTAACAATTCCATCTGAAACAGGTTTTGTTTATGGGGATACATTACGTGTAACGATATTACCTAACGTAAAAGATTTAGCAGGCAATGATTTTGAAAGTGCTAATACTATCGAGCCTGGTAAAAAAATTCGAAACTATGCTGAATATATACATGAAAAATTGGATATGCCGGTTATTTCAATTGAAAATGTTGTTAGCAAACCCGATCAATCTGATAATTTTAAACGTGTAGAAGTTGAATTTAAACCAAATAAAGCTGGTACGTACTTTTACATGGTGTTACCTGATACCATCGTAGATAATGGTGAAACGAAAACGTTTAAGCAATATTTAACAGATAAAGGAATTACGGAACGCGATTTCGTTAATGAATTTGCGTCTGATTCAGCAATCAAATCCGGCTATTTCCAAATTGGCGGGCAGGACATTTATATTGAACGCGGCTCTGGACCAGCTGATTTAGAGGAGAAAACAAAAAAGTTCCCAATCTCTATTTCAAAAGACGATCTTAATCCATTCTTAAGTTATTCTGTTTATATGGTGTTAAAGGATCGTGGTGGAGAAATCTCGAAAATAACATCGAAAGAAATAATTGGCGACACGAAAGCACCTTTAATTAATGATTTAGTAGTGAAACCAAAAGAAAACGATGATACTAAGGCTATGATTAGTTTCCATACCGATGAAACGACAAAACTACATTATTGGTTTGTACCGAAAAAAAATACAGATGGCACAACAAATGATTCAGCTAATTTAACAATTAATACGCCAGCAGAACGTAAATTCTTAGAGGAAAAACTTAAATCTAGTCCATCTGTTACAAAGAGTGGAAAAGGGGCATTCCCATTAACAGAGGCTTCAGGTTTCACCGCAACACCACATACAGACTACGTTGTTTATTTAGGTGCAGAGGATACTTACGGTAATATCACGGTCTACAAAGCCAATGCAGCAGGAGATAATCATGATGAAACGAATGCGGGTTGGATGAAGCAAGATTTCTACTCAGATGGAACGGCACCACGTTTCGAAATGACTGTTGATAAGGAAAAGAAACGTAATATCATTTACCGCAATCCAGATGATACGTTCACGATTACTTTTAGTGAAGCGATTATGCGTGATGAGAATGGCACTTCAAATATCAGCGATTTAAGTTTATTAACTATTTCTGACGAAGCTAATAATGATATTACATCACAATATCAATTTGTCTCTTATACAAATGGTACAAAAACAACTGATGAAAGTAAGCTAATTATCAAGCCGACTTCATCGGGTACGGCGGATAAAACATTTACTGTGAAGATGAAGGACGAAGCAGTAGACTATAAAATCACAGGCTACACTGGTAATAAATTTAACGTTGCAGACTTTGGTAAGTATATATATCCAGGGAAAACGGTTTATAATACAATGTCTTATGCTAATTTAACTGGCACGATAAATGGAGTACCAGCAGAATATAATTCAACAACCATGGATGTTTCTGTAAATATTTTAGCAGCTATCGAATTGAAGCAAGAATACTTCTATGCGGTTACAGCTGCAAATAAAACGACACTAGATCCACAATTAATTTTAGATAGTGTTAAAAATAATGAGCCAGCTGATAATGGAATATTATTATTTGGTAAAGGATCTATTATTAAAGCAGCAGATGGTAGTGCAATTTTACCTCTTGTAGCTAACCCTTCTACTGTACCTAGTGTTAAAAATGTATTTAAAACTGGTCAACGAGTATTCCTATTCACAAAAGATCAATATGGAAATATTGTATGGGCTTATCAAAAAGATACAAATGGCACAGGTCCTACTTCACAACAATATGTGGAAATAATAAAATCACCGTAA